The window CGGCGCGGCGCCAGGTGGTCACGGGGTCGGACCAGGCCTCCACCCAGTACGCCCAGTCGCCCACCGATCCGGGGGTGACGTCGGCGCCCCAGCGGTCGGTGCCGGGGGCCAGTTCGCGCATCGGGGTCCAGGGGCCCGTACGGCCCTGTGGATCGCACAGGACGACGTTCGCGGCGACAGCGTCGTGACCCTCGCCGAAGACGGTGGCGGTGACCTGGAAGGTTTCGCCCGGGACCGCCTTCGCCGGGCGGGTGCCGCGGTCGACGGCCGGTCGGACATCCACCACAGGGACGCGGCCGATCGGGACGATGGGCACGCGGCCAACAGGGGGGACACGGCCGTCGGCCGGGTTGTCGGTCATGGCTCTCACCTCCGTCGTCTTCTGCGTTTCCTTCGCTGTGCTTGCGTTCTTCGCCGTTCTCGCTGTCCTTGCCGCTCTCGCGCCCCGGTCCGTACCTGGCGGCACTGCCGGAGGCCCCGTTACGCCACAGGGCTTGCCGCGAGACCGTCGGATCGGCCGGACCTGCCGGACTTGGCGGATCGCCGGCCGTCGGCAGGGCCGACTCGGGCCCGGTTCCGGCGGCGGGCGCCCGGCCCGACCGACAGATAGCGCTCGGCGGCGTGGACGGCCTCCCGCGCGCAGCGTTTGCCCATCAGCACGCACAGCGTGTAGCCCGTGTCCTCGAAATTGCCCCGCGCCGCACGGTCGGCGGGGGCCGCGAGCATCATGCGTTCCCAGGCTCGGTACAGCTCCAGATGC is drawn from Streptomyces liliifuscus and contains these coding sequences:
- a CDS encoding DUF5133 domain-containing protein, coding for MLLPAKAEVARHLELYRAWERMMLAAPADRAARGNFEDTGYTLCVLMGKRCAREAVHAAERYLSVGPGARRRNRARVGPADGRRSAKSGRSGRSDGLAASPVA